The Anastrepha ludens isolate Willacy chromosome X, idAnaLude1.1, whole genome shotgun sequence genome includes a window with the following:
- the LOC128870406 gene encoding uncharacterized protein LOC128870406, translating into MKLLETIFTKIDAEPNAPMAAFDGAGWFSGVKIIKCKDDPTLTWLKEAVKTLQGLWEGASLEIIDRSCIPSIPEAKVFIPRVVKPEYALRLLQRQNTDVPTDDCKVLSVEVVSNPEKVLRPDAESPSDKPPQQ; encoded by the coding sequence ATGAAGCTACTGGAAACCATATTTACGAAAATAGACGCAGAGCCGAATGCACCCATGGCAgcattcgacggagcagggtggTTCAGCGGCGTCAAAATCATAAAATGTAAGGATGACCCCACGCTCACATGGCTAAAGGAAGCGGTAAAAACGCTTCAAGGCCTGTGGGAGGGGGCATCACTGGAAATTATTGATCGCAGCTGCATTCCCTCAATACCGGAGGCAAAGGTTTTCATTCCGCGAGTGGTAAAACCGGAATATGCGCTGCGACTACTACAAAGACAGAACACAGACGTGCCGACAGACGATTGCAAAGTGTTGAGCGTGGAGGTAGTATCCAACCCCGAGAAGGTACTGAGGCCAGATGCTGAAAGTCCTTCAGATAAACCTCCACAACAGTAA